One region of Hymenobacter sediminicola genomic DNA includes:
- a CDS encoding bifunctional transcriptional activator/DNA repair enzyme AdaA, translating to MSQSQAELDYARVEQAIEYIAAHFMEQPALEDIASHVHLSPFHFNRLFTRWAGTSPQRFLRFLTKEYARQILADSGSVLDAAYQAGLSGAGRLHDLFVTYEAMTPAEYRGQAAGLVIRYGFHPTRFGECLLSLTDRGICGLTFQPAADWEAALNQLRAAWPGATLQSDSAETGSVAAQLFAAEQVRNKPLPLLLKGTNFQIKVWEALLRIPAGALVSYRDVAAAIGQPGASQAVGGAVGANHIGYLIPCHRVIQQHGGPGGYRWGSARKQALLGWEATRTEHMQSVDTCSQ from the coding sequence ATGTCACAATCCCAAGCTGAACTGGACTATGCCCGCGTGGAGCAGGCCATTGAATACATTGCAGCGCACTTCATGGAACAGCCTGCACTTGAGGATATTGCGTCCCATGTGCACCTGAGCCCGTTTCATTTCAACCGCCTGTTCACGCGCTGGGCAGGAACCAGCCCACAACGGTTTCTGCGGTTTCTTACCAAAGAATATGCCCGGCAGATATTGGCTGACTCAGGCAGTGTGCTGGACGCCGCCTACCAGGCGGGCTTGTCGGGGGCCGGGCGGCTGCACGACTTGTTTGTGACCTACGAAGCCATGACGCCAGCGGAGTATCGGGGGCAGGCTGCCGGACTGGTTATTCGCTACGGATTTCACCCAACTCGCTTCGGCGAATGTTTACTCAGCCTGACCGACCGGGGTATTTGCGGCCTCACATTCCAGCCGGCAGCTGACTGGGAAGCGGCCCTGAATCAGTTGCGTGCTGCCTGGCCGGGCGCTACCCTACAATCAGATTCTGCCGAAACAGGTAGCGTTGCGGCCCAGCTTTTTGCAGCAGAACAAGTCCGCAATAAGCCACTGCCGCTGCTGCTGAAGGGCACCAACTTTCAGATTAAAGTGTGGGAAGCATTGCTCCGGATACCGGCTGGTGCGCTGGTTTCTTACCGCGACGTAGCAGCGGCTATTGGGCAGCCCGGCGCAAGCCAGGCGGTAGGCGGAGCGGTAGGGGCCAACCACATCGGCTACCTGATTCCCTGCCACCGGGTGATTCAGCAGCACGGCGGCCCTGGCGGCTACCGCTGGGGAAGCGCCCGCAAACAGGCACTACTGGGGTGGGAAGCTACGCGTACAGAGCACATGCAGTCAGTAGACACATGCAGTCAGTAG
- a CDS encoding chorismate-binding protein: MRSRLTWPGTSSAPERLRQLVAFALQHGLPVALWRLPNAEAVQLCLSFSAEAALIGLTPALEPTAPAGFAFFPFRDTDHNPALFLPADVVFNTEHLELLEVNEDAEGADTLAPALLEWLNPNSFSAQQYNPSLPWHISPQPVPHMAPQEEYAALVRRSVEAIENGEVLKVVSSRAASQPLPPHFDALNAFLELTRRYPTAFCSLVSAPGAGTWLGATPEILAQVTQDGKFCTMALAGTQPLQPGHKPSEAIWRQKEIEEQALVARYVVSCFKQLRLRDYQETGPRTVAAGEVLHLRTDFMVDLRKVPFPTLGTDMLRLLHPTSAVGGMPRQAALDFIEKHEGYDRAYYSGFLGPVNLPQPGAAHLFVNLRCFQLRPTEAILYAGTGLTIDSDPAREWQETELKLRTAGAILHE; this comes from the coding sequence ATGAGAAGCCGCCTGACCTGGCCCGGCACGAGCTCTGCACCGGAGCGGCTACGGCAACTGGTGGCGTTTGCGCTGCAGCACGGGTTGCCCGTAGCCCTGTGGCGCCTGCCGAATGCTGAGGCAGTGCAACTGTGTTTGAGCTTTTCGGCGGAGGCTGCTCTCATTGGATTGACGCCGGCCCTGGAGCCTACCGCGCCGGCCGGTTTCGCCTTCTTCCCCTTCCGCGACACCGACCATAACCCCGCCCTTTTCCTACCGGCCGATGTGGTGTTCAATACAGAACACCTAGAACTGCTGGAGGTGAACGAGGACGCGGAAGGAGCCGACACCTTGGCGCCCGCGCTGCTGGAGTGGCTCAATCCAAACTCTTTTTCTGCTCAGCAGTATAATCCGTCCCTTCCCTGGCATATCAGTCCGCAGCCGGTACCGCACATGGCACCGCAGGAAGAATATGCTGCGCTGGTGCGGCGCAGCGTGGAGGCCATAGAAAACGGTGAAGTGCTGAAAGTGGTAAGCAGCCGGGCCGCCAGCCAGCCGCTGCCGCCTCACTTCGATGCCCTGAACGCCTTCCTGGAGCTGACCCGCCGCTATCCTACCGCCTTCTGCTCTCTGGTGAGTGCACCCGGCGCCGGTACGTGGCTCGGCGCTACCCCCGAAATACTGGCCCAGGTAACGCAGGATGGCAAATTCTGCACGATGGCGCTGGCCGGCACGCAGCCGCTGCAACCGGGCCACAAACCCAGTGAAGCCATCTGGCGGCAGAAGGAAATTGAGGAGCAGGCCCTAGTGGCACGCTACGTGGTGAGCTGCTTCAAGCAGTTGCGCCTGCGCGACTACCAGGAAACCGGGCCGCGCACGGTGGCGGCCGGCGAGGTGCTGCATCTACGCACCGATTTTATGGTGGACCTGCGCAAGGTACCGTTTCCCACGCTCGGCACCGATATGCTGCGGCTCCTGCATCCGACGTCTGCCGTGGGCGGCATGCCCCGGCAGGCAGCCCTGGACTTTATCGAGAAGCACGAAGGCTACGACCGAGCGTATTACAGCGGCTTTCTGGGCCCTGTAAACCTGCCGCAACCCGGCGCGGCTCACCTTTTCGTGAATTTGCGGTGCTTCCAGCTACGTCCTACCGAGGCCATTCTCTACGCCGGCACCGGCCTCACTATAGACTCCGACCCTGCCCGCGAGTGGCAGGAAACGGAGTTGAAGTTGCGCACGGCCGGGGCTATTCTGCATGAGTAG
- a CDS encoding hotdog fold thioesterase — translation MDTERLSPDLAQLNAWCRNTLGEHLGIELTEVGERTLTGRMPVDHRTHQPMGLLHGGASVALAETLGSIGAQLQVDIRKKACVGLEINANHLKGVHSGYVVGRATALHVGRSTQVWEIRITHEETGVLVCVSRITMAVIDLPPAAQPQA, via the coding sequence ATGGACACCGAACGCCTTTCTCCTGATCTGGCCCAGCTCAATGCCTGGTGCCGCAATACGCTGGGCGAGCACCTGGGTATAGAGCTGACGGAAGTAGGTGAGCGGACGCTGACCGGCCGCATGCCTGTTGACCACCGCACCCACCAGCCCATGGGCCTGCTGCACGGTGGCGCCTCGGTGGCCCTGGCCGAAACCCTGGGCAGCATCGGAGCTCAACTGCAGGTGGATATACGGAAGAAGGCTTGCGTGGGGCTGGAAATCAATGCCAACCACCTCAAAGGCGTGCATTCGGGCTATGTGGTGGGCCGCGCTACGGCGCTACATGTGGGGCGCAGCACGCAGGTCTGGGAAATCCGGATTACGCACGAGGAAACGGGCGTGCTGGTCTGTGTAAGCCGGATCACCATGGCCGTCATCGATTTGCCACCTGCGGCCCAGCCTCAGGCATGA
- a CDS encoding deoxyhypusine synthase family protein — protein MNVTNFLKHHYRHFNAAALIDAAEGYNKHLAEGGKMMITLAGAMSTAEMGIQLAELIRQDKVQIISCTGANLEEDIFNLVAHDFYERVPNYRDLTPADEQALLERHMNRVTDTCIPEEEAMRRLEHSVLKFWEKADKAGEQYFPHEFFYQILKSGELEQYYQIDPKDSWMLAAAEKNLPIICPGWEDSTLGNIFAGHVISGDIKNVHTVRTGIEYMIYLAEWYTKQATEESKVGFFQIGGGIAGDFPICVVPMLHQDLGRTSVPLWGYFCQISDSTTSYGSYSGAVPNEKITWGKLGQDTPKFIIESDATIVAPLVFAMVLGQ, from the coding sequence ATGAACGTAACGAACTTCCTCAAGCACCACTACCGCCACTTCAACGCCGCCGCCCTGATTGATGCCGCCGAAGGCTACAATAAGCACTTGGCGGAAGGTGGCAAGATGATGATTACCCTCGCTGGTGCCATGAGCACCGCCGAAATGGGCATCCAGCTGGCCGAGCTAATCCGTCAGGACAAGGTGCAAATCATCAGCTGCACGGGTGCCAACCTGGAAGAGGACATCTTCAACCTGGTAGCCCACGACTTCTACGAGCGGGTGCCCAACTACCGCGACCTGACGCCCGCCGACGAGCAGGCCCTGCTGGAGCGCCACATGAACCGCGTGACGGACACCTGCATTCCGGAGGAAGAGGCTATGCGCCGCCTGGAGCACTCGGTCTTGAAGTTCTGGGAAAAGGCCGACAAGGCTGGTGAGCAGTACTTCCCTCATGAGTTCTTCTACCAGATCCTGAAATCGGGTGAGCTGGAGCAGTACTACCAGATTGACCCCAAGGACAGCTGGATGCTGGCTGCCGCCGAGAAAAATCTGCCCATCATCTGCCCCGGTTGGGAAGACTCCACGCTGGGCAACATCTTCGCTGGCCACGTCATTTCGGGCGACATCAAGAACGTGCACACCGTGCGCACCGGCATCGAGTATATGATTTACCTGGCCGAGTGGTACACCAAGCAGGCCACGGAAGAAAGCAAAGTAGGCTTCTTCCAGATTGGCGGCGGCATTGCCGGCGACTTCCCGATTTGCGTGGTACCGATGCTGCACCAGGACCTGGGCCGCACCAGTGTGCCGCTGTGGGGTTACTTCTGCCAGATTTCGGATTCCACCACGTCGTATGGCTCCTACTCCGGTGCCGTGCCGAACGAGAAAATCACCTGGGGCAAGCTGGGTCAGGACACGCCCAAGTTCATCATCGAGTCGGATGCTACGATTGTAGCGCCGCTGGTATTTGCTATGGTGCTGGGGCAATAA
- a CDS encoding pyruvate dehydrogenase complex dihydrolipoamide acetyltransferase — protein sequence MAEIIKMPKMSDTMTEGVIASWLKKVGDKVKSGDILAEVETDKATMELENYEDGTLLHIGPKEGDAVPVDGVLAIVGQEGEDISALLSGNGAAPAAAAPAPEAPAPEAPKAEEPKAEAPAPAPAAPAAAPAAAPVAPAASNGKKATVIRMPKMSDTMTEGTIASWLKKVGDKVKSGDILAEVETDKATMELENYEDGTLLYIGPKDGESVVVDGILAIIGEEGADVQALLGGQSGGSAAPAAAEAPAPEAAPAEAAPAPTAAAPVPAPAAAAPAASATVVAPAPAGTRILASPLAKSIAKDKGIDLSNVKGSGENGRIVSRDLETAQPAAAPAAQPAAAPAAAPAPAEAPKAEATPAPAATPAPAAAEGTYTDTPVSQMRKVIARRLSESLFTAPHFYLTMEILMDRSMEVRTQLNALSPVKLSFNDLVIKAAAVALKQHPAVNSSWLGDKIRQNKVVNIGVAVAVDEGLLVPVVRNADGKGLSTIATEVKELAGKAKSKKLQPAEWEGSTFTISNLGMFGIEEFTAIINPPDACILAVGGIKQTAVVKDGQLAIGNVMKVTLSCDHRVVDGATGAAFLQTLKSLLEDPMRMLI from the coding sequence ATGGCCGAAATCATAAAAATGCCCAAAATGAGCGACACGATGACCGAGGGGGTCATTGCTTCGTGGCTCAAAAAAGTAGGCGACAAAGTGAAATCCGGGGACATTCTGGCCGAAGTCGAAACGGACAAGGCTACGATGGAACTCGAAAACTACGAGGACGGCACCTTGCTTCATATCGGTCCGAAAGAAGGTGATGCCGTGCCTGTAGACGGTGTGCTGGCCATTGTAGGCCAGGAAGGCGAAGATATTTCTGCTTTGCTCAGCGGCAATGGGGCGGCTCCCGCGGCAGCTGCCCCAGCACCTGAAGCCCCGGCTCCTGAAGCTCCAAAAGCCGAAGAGCCTAAAGCGGAAGCCCCGGCTCCAGCTCCTGCTGCCCCAGCCGCTGCTCCTGCAGCCGCTCCAGTGGCGCCTGCAGCTAGCAATGGCAAAAAAGCCACCGTTATCCGGATGCCCAAAATGAGCGACACGATGACGGAAGGTACTATTGCTTCCTGGCTCAAGAAGGTAGGCGACAAAGTGAAATCAGGGGACATTCTGGCCGAAGTCGAAACCGACAAAGCCACGATGGAACTCGAAAACTACGAGGATGGTACGTTGCTCTACATTGGCCCCAAGGATGGAGAGTCGGTAGTAGTAGACGGTATCTTGGCTATTATCGGTGAAGAAGGAGCCGACGTGCAGGCCCTATTGGGTGGTCAGTCAGGCGGCAGTGCTGCACCGGCTGCTGCCGAGGCCCCCGCGCCAGAAGCAGCTCCAGCTGAGGCTGCTCCAGCTCCAACTGCTGCAGCACCTGTTCCGGCGCCAGCGGCGGCCGCTCCTGCGGCATCGGCTACGGTGGTTGCGCCGGCTCCTGCTGGCACCCGCATCCTCGCCTCACCGCTGGCCAAAAGCATTGCCAAAGACAAGGGCATCGACCTGAGCAACGTAAAAGGCTCCGGTGAAAACGGCCGTATTGTATCCCGCGACCTGGAAACGGCCCAGCCTGCTGCAGCTCCTGCTGCTCAGCCGGCCGCTGCTCCCGCTGCGGCCCCGGCTCCTGCTGAAGCACCCAAAGCCGAAGCTACACCTGCCCCGGCTGCTACTCCGGCCCCAGCTGCCGCCGAGGGCACCTACACCGACACTCCTGTGTCGCAGATGCGCAAGGTTATTGCCCGCCGGCTGTCGGAAAGCCTCTTCACGGCTCCTCATTTCTATCTGACGATGGAAATTCTGATGGACCGCTCGATGGAAGTGCGTACCCAGCTCAATGCTCTGTCGCCGGTGAAGCTCAGCTTCAACGACTTGGTTATCAAAGCGGCAGCTGTGGCTCTGAAGCAGCATCCTGCTGTAAACTCGTCGTGGCTCGGCGACAAAATCCGCCAGAACAAGGTGGTGAATATCGGGGTAGCCGTGGCCGTGGACGAAGGGCTGCTGGTGCCTGTAGTGCGCAACGCCGACGGCAAAGGCCTCTCCACTATTGCTACTGAGGTGAAGGAACTGGCCGGCAAAGCCAAGAGCAAGAAGCTGCAACCCGCCGAGTGGGAGGGAAGCACCTTCACCATTTCCAACTTGGGTATGTTTGGCATTGAGGAATTCACGGCCATCATCAACCCACCGGATGCCTGCATCCTGGCTGTGGGCGGCATCAAGCAGACGGCCGTCGTGAAAGACGGACAGTTGGCCATCGGCAACGTTATGAAAGTAACCCTCTCCTGTGACCACCGCGTAGTGGATGGTGCTACTGGCGCCGCCTTCCTGCAGACGCTGAAAAGCTTGCTGGAAGACCCCATGCGCATGCTCATCTGA
- a CDS encoding histidine phosphatase family protein, whose amino-acid sequence MSVKKIYLIRHGQTDFNVRGIVQGSGVDSSLNEAGRRQAARFHAAYAHLPFDKVYTSALRRTHESVQGFLDMGLPHEQHTALNEISWGVREGTRITPEEDAEYQGVLDQWGAGQTHARLTGGESPDEVAARQRPFIELLKARPEEETVLVCMHGRAMRVLLCQLLNYPLHHMDSFEHRNLCLYRLHYSGGMFTVSSFLDVAHLQETTA is encoded by the coding sequence GTGAGCGTCAAAAAAATATACCTTATCCGGCACGGCCAAACCGATTTCAACGTGCGCGGCATCGTGCAGGGCAGCGGCGTTGATTCGAGCCTGAACGAAGCAGGTCGCCGGCAGGCGGCGCGTTTTCACGCGGCCTATGCGCACCTGCCATTCGACAAAGTTTACACCTCGGCGCTACGCCGTACCCACGAGTCGGTGCAAGGGTTTCTGGATATGGGCCTGCCGCACGAGCAGCATACAGCCCTGAACGAAATCAGCTGGGGCGTGCGTGAAGGAACGCGCATCACACCTGAAGAAGACGCCGAATACCAAGGCGTGCTAGACCAGTGGGGCGCCGGCCAGACCCACGCCCGCCTTACTGGTGGCGAGAGTCCCGACGAAGTAGCTGCCCGCCAGCGCCCGTTCATTGAGTTGCTGAAAGCGCGGCCCGAAGAAGAAACGGTGCTGGTGTGTATGCACGGCCGCGCCATGCGGGTGCTGCTCTGCCAGCTGCTCAACTACCCGCTGCACCACATGGACTCATTTGAGCACCGCAACTTATGCCTGTATCGGCTGCATTATTCAGGTGGCATGTTCACGGTGAGTAGTTTTCTGGATGTGGCGCACCTGCAGGAAACAACCGCGTGA
- the hslV gene encoding ATP-dependent protease subunit HslV, with amino-acid sequence MKIRSTTVLGVRHNGEIALGADGQATMDKHVAKSNVRKVRKLQDGKVVTGFAGSTADAFMLLDKFEEKLNGYGGQLRRAAIELAKEWRKDQYLRKLEAMMVVCDKDELLIIAGTGDVLEPDSDVAAIGSGAMYAQAAALALKKHAPHLTARQMVEDALHIAADICIYTNHNLMIEQPS; translated from the coding sequence ATGAAAATACGTTCCACAACCGTGCTCGGCGTGCGCCACAACGGCGAAATTGCCCTCGGTGCCGACGGGCAGGCTACCATGGACAAGCACGTGGCCAAGAGCAATGTGCGCAAGGTGCGCAAGCTGCAGGATGGCAAAGTAGTGACTGGTTTTGCTGGCTCCACTGCCGACGCCTTCATGCTGCTCGATAAGTTTGAAGAAAAGCTTAACGGCTACGGTGGCCAGTTGCGTCGCGCGGCCATTGAGCTGGCCAAGGAGTGGCGCAAAGACCAGTACCTGCGCAAGCTGGAAGCCATGATGGTGGTCTGCGACAAGGACGAGTTGCTCATCATTGCCGGCACCGGCGACGTGCTGGAACCTGATTCCGACGTAGCTGCTATCGGCTCGGGCGCCATGTATGCCCAGGCCGCCGCGCTGGCCCTGAAAAAGCATGCGCCCCACCTCACGGCCCGCCAGATGGTAGAAGATGCCCTGCACATTGCCGCCGACATCTGCATCTACACCAACCACAATCTGATGATCGAACAGCCCAGCTAG
- the menD gene encoding 2-succinyl-5-enolpyruvyl-6-hydroxy-3-cyclohexene-1-carboxylic-acid synthase: MSLQAIHNIPEICAQLGITDVVLSPGSRCAPLTIAFARHPSIQVRTVPDERAAAFIGLGLAQAQRRAVALVCTSGTAGLNYAPAVAEAYFQQIPLIVFTADRPPEWVDQLDGQTIRQADLYGAHAKGSFQFPADTSHADAQWHAARIVSEAIGLAEQFPAGPVQINVPLREPFYPKPGEELRFEAVKVTRELPGRPQLPATALAELRDAIRSTSRVLLVAGQHPADTELLLALHRFAAAFQVPVVGDLIANLHLPAAPDYDQRLRPLGRQDVFMAVPEPGLKEALKPELLITFGQSLISKALKLYLRNARPAQHWHIQSAGPVADTFQSLTKVVRMEPADFFAALTEMPGTTESIIGSKSSDPGSIPSGTTTSTGSASYTTTPNHTAAQDATRVARPAAPAGTPRLVWPGSGGQLSDTEALAKAAYLKPWLAAENWATGFLQDFMRAPKQPFNEFTAIYHALQQLPDRTALHLANSMAVRYANILGVPAGRFVEVFANRGTSGIDGCTSTAVGAALAQPGRPVVLLTGDVAFFYDRNAFWHNYATPNLRVILLNNHAGGIFRLIDGPRQQPELEEFFETRQPLTAANTARDFNLRYLTAQSFAELESVLPVFFAPESGASLLEITTDSKTNAEFFEQYRAAVKSSFA, translated from the coding sequence ATGTCGCTGCAAGCCATCCACAACATCCCCGAAATCTGCGCCCAGCTGGGTATCACGGACGTGGTGCTTTCGCCCGGCTCCCGGTGCGCGCCGCTCACCATTGCGTTTGCGCGCCACCCAAGCATACAGGTGCGCACGGTGCCAGATGAGCGGGCCGCGGCCTTCATCGGGCTGGGGCTGGCGCAGGCACAACGGCGGGCAGTAGCGCTAGTGTGCACTTCCGGCACGGCTGGGCTGAACTACGCGCCGGCCGTGGCCGAAGCCTACTTCCAGCAGATTCCGCTGATAGTTTTCACTGCCGACCGGCCCCCGGAGTGGGTAGATCAGCTTGATGGCCAGACCATCCGGCAGGCTGATTTGTACGGAGCCCACGCCAAAGGCTCGTTCCAGTTTCCGGCCGACACGTCTCATGCAGATGCGCAGTGGCATGCCGCGCGCATTGTGTCGGAGGCCATTGGGCTGGCTGAGCAGTTTCCGGCCGGACCGGTGCAGATTAACGTGCCGCTGAGGGAGCCGTTCTACCCTAAACCCGGCGAGGAGCTGCGGTTTGAAGCGGTGAAGGTGACGCGCGAGCTGCCCGGGCGGCCGCAGCTGCCAGCCACCGCGCTGGCCGAGCTGCGCGACGCTATCCGGAGTACCAGCCGCGTGCTGCTGGTAGCCGGCCAGCACCCGGCCGATACGGAGCTGCTGCTGGCTTTGCACCGCTTTGCCGCCGCCTTCCAGGTGCCGGTAGTGGGCGACCTGATTGCGAATCTGCACCTGCCTGCCGCGCCCGACTACGACCAGCGTCTGCGCCCGCTGGGCCGCCAGGACGTGTTTATGGCGGTGCCGGAGCCGGGCCTGAAGGAAGCCCTGAAACCGGAGCTGCTCATCACCTTCGGCCAGTCGCTCATCTCCAAAGCCCTCAAGCTGTATCTGCGCAACGCCCGGCCGGCTCAGCATTGGCACATTCAATCAGCCGGCCCCGTAGCCGACACGTTTCAGTCGCTCACGAAAGTGGTGCGCATGGAGCCAGCAGACTTTTTCGCCGCGCTAACGGAGATGCCTGGCACAACGGAGAGTATAATAGGCTCAAAGTCCTCAGATCCAGGTTCGATTCCTAGCGGGACCACCACTTCTACCGGTTCAGCTTCTTACACGACCACACCCAACCACACGGCCGCGCAGGACGCCACGCGCGTAGCCCGACCCGCTGCTCCGGCCGGAACGCCGCGGCTGGTGTGGCCCGGCAGCGGCGGGCAGCTCAGCGACACTGAGGCTTTGGCCAAAGCGGCTTATCTCAAGCCCTGGCTGGCGGCCGAGAACTGGGCTACCGGGTTTCTGCAGGACTTTATGCGGGCGCCAAAACAGCCCTTCAACGAATTTACGGCCATTTACCACGCCCTGCAGCAGCTTCCTGACCGTACGGCGCTGCACCTGGCCAACAGCATGGCTGTGCGCTACGCCAATATTCTGGGGGTGCCGGCCGGCCGCTTCGTGGAGGTATTTGCTAACCGCGGCACCAGTGGCATTGATGGGTGCACGAGTACGGCTGTAGGGGCGGCACTAGCTCAACCCGGCCGGCCGGTGGTCCTGCTGACCGGCGACGTGGCTTTCTTTTATGACCGGAATGCCTTCTGGCACAACTACGCCACGCCCAACCTGCGCGTGATTCTGCTCAACAACCACGCCGGTGGCATTTTCCGTCTCATTGACGGACCGCGCCAGCAACCGGAGCTGGAGGAGTTTTTCGAGACGCGCCAGCCACTTACGGCCGCCAATACGGCGCGGGATTTCAACCTGCGCTACCTCACAGCTCAGAGCTTCGCGGAGCTGGAATCGGTGCTACCCGTTTTCTTTGCACCCGAATCCGGCGCCAGTCTGCTCGAAATCACCACCGACAGCAAGACCAACGCCGAGTTTTTCGAACAGTACCGCGCCGCGGTAAAGTCATCTTTTGCGTAA
- a CDS encoding STM3941 family protein, with translation MAEDLIYYNSRKRYALLALAGLAFVAMGVFMIVTEGKWGLGLVTIAFFGACAAVGAWQFFDTRPRLQISDEGILDRTLGVGLIPWADITGAYVQSINQEFFICLQVRDEQAYSSRLSPLKRRLASANKALGFTMLSVNLSGVDLNPEQLLEYIIKQSAMAQRPSASALTS, from the coding sequence ATGGCTGAAGACCTGATTTACTACAACTCCCGCAAGCGTTATGCGCTGTTAGCTTTGGCTGGACTAGCGTTTGTCGCCATGGGGGTGTTCATGATTGTGACAGAAGGCAAATGGGGGCTGGGATTGGTAACCATTGCCTTTTTTGGGGCCTGCGCTGCCGTTGGAGCTTGGCAGTTTTTTGATACCCGCCCTCGGCTGCAAATCTCCGACGAAGGCATCCTGGACCGAACTTTAGGTGTGGGACTGATTCCTTGGGCCGACATTACGGGAGCCTATGTACAGTCTATCAACCAGGAATTCTTTATCTGCTTGCAAGTGCGCGATGAGCAAGCATACAGTAGCCGCCTCTCCCCATTGAAGCGCCGGCTGGCCAGTGCCAATAAGGCCTTGGGCTTCACTATGCTTTCCGTAAACCTGAGTGGCGTTGACCTTAACCCGGAGCAGCTTTTGGAGTATATCATAAAGCAAAGTGCTATGGCCCAACGTCCATCTGCTTCTGCTCTCACCTCCTGA